One genomic region from Cumulibacter manganitolerans encodes:
- a CDS encoding phage tail protein, whose translation MATGDRVDPYANFTFLVELDGITRAGFADASGFDTTIDVHEYREGGDNTTMRKLPGMAKYSNITLKRGLTDDRELYDWMRSGALGTVERKSGSIVVMDLAGNEKVRWNFVNAWPTKWSAPEFSAKGNDVAIETFGLAHEGIERA comes from the coding sequence ATGGCTACCGGAGACCGCGTCGACCCCTACGCGAACTTCACGTTTCTCGTCGAGCTCGACGGCATCACCCGCGCCGGCTTCGCCGACGCGAGCGGCTTCGACACGACCATCGATGTGCATGAGTACCGCGAAGGCGGCGACAACACGACGATGCGCAAGCTGCCGGGCATGGCGAAGTACAGCAACATCACCCTCAAGCGCGGGCTCACCGACGACCGCGAGCTGTACGACTGGATGCGCAGCGGCGCGCTGGGCACCGTCGAACGCAAGAGCGGCTCGATCGTCGTCATGGACCTGGCGGGCAACGAGAAGGTCCGCTGGAACTTCGTGAACGCGTGGCCGACCAAGTGGTCGGCACCGGAGTTCTCGGCCAAGGGCAACGACGTGGCGATCGA
- a CDS encoding phage tail sheath subtilisin-like domain-containing protein, whose protein sequence is MAVQVSYPGVYIDEFAPGAPIEGVSTSTAVFIGVAEKGPRNVATLVQSWDKFQATFGGFLAGVPGAWLAQGVYGFFLNGGTTAYVVRVSQAAESHVPLPGRGAGVALEAYALAEGPAGDTISVSVSDSSRSGDALAAITSRAITAVSGDKLTLTVADSSPFIKGSVVTLVQGADRIVRRVDAVTATTIVLKTAVPAAPDLVGGQSQPAITAAVLPDADIQAMPDRTTLTMADDEHGIVPGDNVRVAVGAARARSVVAGVSGKTITLATALPGADDYTDGTVRLADLVAGNRRLRISAPVALPINQVLPAGTLLRITRGGTTELVRVAAAGGDIVSLDAPGLVNGYPLDDVEDPPVLASAEFDLAVQDGSAGSTSTYPRLSMDPRHPGYWATVVSDPAVRLAVPDPAGPPRSDPRPAVGSYPLAGGVADDPAASLQALINDPGAHLDPLAARQDISLVVAPGITDANLQQAVVAHCERLYDRFAILDPVPGADIDGIVSQFGQVRSVKGFAALYYPGIVVRHPFTGVSEVWPPSGHLAGIYARTDQTRGVHKAPANTNVRGALGVETLLSNAEQGPINLMGINALRVFPGRAQPVVWGARTTAGDLDRNWQYVNIRRLFIFLEQSIERSLRGAVFEPNDLALWQRLKRTITNFLTQVWKDGALFGAKAEQAFYVRIDEALNPPSTRALGRLYIEVGVVPTYPAEFIVLRIGIWDGGAEVTES, encoded by the coding sequence ATGGCAGTCCAGGTCTCCTACCCTGGGGTCTACATCGACGAGTTCGCTCCCGGCGCGCCCATCGAGGGCGTGAGCACGAGCACCGCCGTCTTCATCGGGGTCGCCGAGAAGGGCCCCCGGAACGTCGCGACCCTCGTACAGAGCTGGGACAAGTTCCAGGCCACCTTCGGTGGCTTCCTCGCCGGTGTCCCCGGAGCCTGGCTCGCGCAGGGCGTGTACGGGTTCTTCCTCAACGGCGGGACGACCGCGTACGTCGTTCGGGTCTCGCAGGCGGCGGAGTCGCACGTGCCGTTGCCGGGCCGCGGCGCCGGTGTCGCCCTCGAGGCGTACGCGCTCGCCGAAGGCCCGGCGGGCGACACCATCAGCGTCTCGGTGAGCGACAGCAGCCGATCCGGGGACGCCCTGGCGGCGATCACGAGCCGCGCGATCACCGCGGTCAGCGGGGACAAGCTCACCCTGACGGTCGCCGACAGCAGCCCGTTCATCAAGGGATCCGTCGTCACCCTGGTGCAGGGCGCCGACCGCATCGTGCGCCGGGTGGACGCGGTCACCGCGACGACGATCGTGCTGAAGACGGCGGTGCCCGCGGCACCCGACCTCGTCGGCGGGCAGTCCCAGCCGGCGATCACTGCGGCGGTCCTCCCCGACGCCGACATCCAGGCCATGCCCGACCGCACGACGCTGACCATGGCCGACGACGAGCACGGCATCGTGCCGGGCGACAACGTGCGCGTCGCGGTCGGCGCGGCCCGGGCCCGCAGCGTCGTCGCCGGCGTGTCCGGCAAGACGATCACCCTCGCCACCGCGCTGCCCGGCGCGGACGACTACACCGACGGCACGGTGCGGCTGGCCGACCTGGTGGCCGGCAACCGGCGGCTGCGGATCTCCGCCCCGGTCGCGCTGCCGATCAACCAGGTGCTGCCGGCCGGCACCCTGCTGCGGATCACCCGGGGCGGCACCACCGAGCTGGTTCGAGTCGCCGCGGCCGGCGGCGACATCGTCAGCCTCGACGCGCCCGGCCTGGTCAACGGCTACCCGCTGGACGACGTGGAAGACCCGCCGGTCCTGGCGTCGGCCGAGTTCGACCTCGCCGTGCAGGACGGCTCCGCGGGCAGCACGTCGACGTACCCGCGGCTCAGCATGGATCCCCGGCACCCGGGATACTGGGCCACGGTCGTCAGCGACCCCGCGGTCCGGCTCGCCGTCCCGGATCCGGCGGGACCGCCGCGGTCCGACCCGCGGCCGGCCGTGGGCAGCTACCCGCTCGCCGGTGGTGTCGCCGACGACCCGGCCGCCTCGCTGCAGGCGCTGATCAACGATCCGGGCGCCCACCTCGACCCGCTCGCCGCCCGCCAGGACATCTCGCTCGTCGTCGCGCCGGGAATCACCGATGCCAACCTGCAGCAGGCGGTGGTGGCGCACTGCGAGCGCCTGTACGACCGGTTCGCGATCCTCGACCCGGTGCCGGGCGCCGACATCGACGGCATCGTCAGCCAGTTCGGTCAGGTGCGCTCGGTCAAGGGATTCGCCGCGCTGTACTACCCCGGCATCGTGGTGCGCCACCCGTTCACCGGGGTGTCCGAGGTCTGGCCGCCGTCCGGGCACCTCGCCGGGATCTACGCGCGGACCGACCAGACCCGCGGCGTGCACAAGGCGCCGGCCAACACCAACGTCCGCGGCGCACTGGGCGTCGAGACGTTGCTCAGCAACGCCGAGCAGGGGCCGATCAACCTGATGGGCATCAACGCGCTGCGGGTCTTCCCCGGACGCGCCCAGCCGGTCGTGTGGGGCGCCCGCACCACCGCCGGTGACCTGGACCGGAACTGGCAGTACGTCAACATCCGGCGGCTGTTCATCTTCCTCGAGCAGTCGATCGAGCGGTCGCTGCGCGGCGCGGTGTTCGAGCCGAACGACCTCGCGCTGTGGCAGCGGCTCAAGCGGACCATCACGAACTTCCTGACGCAGGTCTGGAAGGACGGCGCGCTGTTCGGCGCGAAGGCCGAGCAGGCCTTCTACGTGCGGATCGACGAGGCCCTCAACCCGCCGTCCACCCGCGCGCTCGGACGGCTGTACATCGAGGTCGGCGTCGTCCCGACGTACCCCGCGGAGTTCATCGTCCTGCGGATCGGCATCTGGGACGGCGGCGCCGAGGTCACCGAGTCCTAG